A stretch of DNA from Brachyhypopomus gauderio isolate BG-103 chromosome 7, BGAUD_0.2, whole genome shotgun sequence:
CGCACAACGCCTACATTTCACAGCCAACCAAAACAGCACACAAATGCGGGTGGGGCCTAAACACACCTCCGCACAGCAGAAGAGTGGCAGCGGTTAGTGACGGAGATATTCGAGGTGATCTCGAGACGGCAAACAAGCTAGAACATCTCGCAGTTAAAACCGTTCGAAGGGCTTAAAAAGATTGCTTGTTTATTCATCTACATGCATGCTCATGGCAGGTGAGTCAGAGGTCGGAAATTTTGACAGCTTGGAACGTattgttaaaataaaaaatgaattaaaaaaatgaaaaagacaaaaTGCACAAATGTCACACCAGAGCTGTGCGTAAATGCTCTCCGTCTTCAAAGGGTCTCCCCCACCCATCTTAAGGTAAGCACAAAGCAACATACGCATGTTGTCCATCACGCCCCACCACATTCCACGACCAAGAGGACAAAAGTTGTGCAATGGTGAGCGGACGTCAACTCTCCATTACACGATCAGTCATGAGAAATGAGCTGTAAACCTTCTGTTAAAGCAACAAATTCATACACTCACCCAAGTATCTCACAGTCAGGTTTTATTCTGGGCACTGggccagtacacacacacacacacacacacaacctcagtcaCTTGGGTCAGACAGACATGACAGTTGAGAACAACACACTAGCTCTCCACACAGCTGGGCACAGACAGGTAAGCACATGTCATCGTGCAAACAAACGTAGCACCTTTAATTATGGATGCAATAGGTACCACAAAAAGACCTGTACTATGTCATACGGATATAGCATATTGGCCATATTGGATTACAGCACATTGGCCATACTGATGGCATGCTTTGCTAACACAGGACACCAAGCTGTATGAATGCGTTACAGGTGTGATAGCTACACATTCACTAGAAACTGTCAATGTCTTTTCTTCAACCAAAGTGTTTTGGAGGACTTCAGCAGTCTGAACACGGTACTGAGACAAAACAGAACGAACACACGGACTGAAGATCGTCTTTACCATCTACAGAACATCCTGAAATACCCCTAGGATTGAGAAGCTGCCAGTGTTTATTACTCTGCCACCCAGCAACAAAAAACATCTCCAAGTACTAGACTGTTGACAAAGGTTGTTTTTAATAGTTGTTCTTGTCCAAGTCTAGCTTTAGAAATCCCCAAGCGTGTCTATCCATCTATCCCAGCTACGTGAAGGCTGCAAGCGGACGCTTGGCTCCATGTTCGCCCCCATAGCCCCGCGCTGCACCTGCTGTTTATAGCAGCAATACGGgttcagtgtttaaatcaatgatCACTGGACGGGTAAAGGAGTTGGCCACAACTAATATTATAACTTAACTAAACATATTTAATGCATTCATACGTTCTTTAATAACCCAACACGAGCCAGATGAAAGCGACTGAGCGTGATGCAATACTCGGCCAACCCAGCCAGTGAGCCGAGGTGGATCTatattgaaacacacacacacacacacggctaccAAATCATCCACCCAGTGAAAACAGCACCAGCACAGCCGGGCAGAGCGGGTGTTCGTGCGGGCCTGGTCCTCGCACACACCTCGGTGGAAACAACTTGGCCGGTCCGGCTGAACAGACCcaactacacaaccacacatgtGGCGTTATCCGTAGGCACGTCCAACTGGAGCAGCATTTGCTGGTAATACCCGGCGTGTATTTCCccgtgggtggtgtgtgtgaagtgtgtagacCTGACCTGGCACAGAtgtgcggttgtgtgtgtgtgtgtgtgtgtgtgtgtgtagacctgaCCCGACAGTGCTGCTGTGTTGTGCTAACATGGACATAGTTCAcctggttagctagctagcttgagATAGCTGACAAACTTGTTTTTAGGTTTGATGTTAAACTTGAACATTAAACATTTCCAGACAACATTCGtaaattaaaattaatctgTTTGCTGGTAAGACGtgaatatgtaaataaataaaccaaaacAGCCCGTTAAACCGCAGCGTTTGACAGGCAGCTACGCGCTAAACTAAAGcgctaatctctctctctcacacacactcacacacacacgggccttAACTACGCCAATAAACCCACCCACTCCACTCCAGAACAACGCCGTTCTTACCCGAACGGCACGAGCGCTTCTCTCCGTCCGCGAGCGCGTGTATCCCGGCCCGTGATGCTAACGTTAGCCGCGTGCTACATCGCTCGAGACGCCACTTCACCGGAATCGTATCACGACTGTCGGAGAGACGCGCTCGCGCTGCGCTCACGCGCGAACCCTCAACTCCGACCCCTCGCGCGCGCTGActgcgccctctgctggccagGGAGTGGCTCTCGTTTGTCTTTTCACGTATGCTTGAAGTACCGACCACTTACTTACACGTTgataaaacgtgtgtgtgtgtgtgtgtgtgtgtgtgtgtgtgtgtgtgtgtgtgttctttgaagaatgaacaatATAATTATGATAATTCGCTCTTCATAAAAATGTACAAAGAGagtttacatatatatatatatatatataatcacttCATGAGACATTTACTATATGAAGACTGTATGTCATTTAAATACTATTCAAAGGCAATTGTTGGAGGTCTGGCATTCATTATGAACAACACAAACTCATAACATGAAACATATACTACAATTATAGAATTATTATAACACTGCATCACATCAATACAATGAATAAAAAACCTGAGACCAAATATATCTTATCTGCATCTTCTACAAAGAAGCAGGATTTCTTCTGCAAGTTTGATGCTCTATTCATGATGACAACAGAAACCTTGAAACCCACAATAACGGCTGCATCCCCCGTTAGCATATGCTTTGCATGCTACAGGCAAAAATATTTCTGTAATCCAACAATTCAGCGTGACAATTCAGCATCAAGAATGACACTCAAAGTCAAATATTTCCCCCCATGTCATAAATGTTGCATTGATGCCACGCATGAATCTGGAATAACACAAGCCCTTCGAGCAGCAGTGCTGTTGTCATTAAAGAACTGCACTCGAAGTTCCTCTTGCAAAGAACGACGCACCCTTGTCGTGAACTTTGTATTGAAAAATCTGTCGCTGGCTCTGGGCACTTTGTCCTTTTTCTCGCCACCAAATTTCCACCTGAAAGACAAACATCAGTCAGGAGCCTTAAACATGTTTTTGTAGAATGCCATCAACAACAAGTAGATGTTATCTCCCATACCTGTCCGTGTATATCCCTGCAGTAGCCTGTGGGAAGCCCTTCCACACGCAGAGACAAGCTGCACTGATGAGTGACACCCCGCAGGAGATGACCAGAGccttcctcatcttcatcccaTTCCTCATCATCGCATCGAACCAGAACCACCATACTGCCCTGGGCACCGACCAGATCAGAACTTATGAGCCATTTCTTTTTGGCATTTCATGGGAAGAGTTTTGTTCTACTGTGAATGAACAACTAAGGAATAAAAAGTAACATTTATGGCTAGAGATTATGCTTTGGTTTCTTGTGTGCTGCAAAGCTGAAGAAAACACCATGGTTGGTAAAGTACCTGTAGCTGGGAGCAGATGGTGGCTCGGCAGTAGTGGGTGAAGTCCAATATTGCTTGGACACTGACGCCCAAACTCAGCAGCACGCTCATGTCATCAACCAACAGCACCGGGGGCCCCCAAGGCCTGCCATCATCGCCCCCGCCCTGACTGAGTGAGCCGTGCACAAACTCAAACAGACCTTTCAGCTCAGGGAACGGAGACCTAAACAAAGCAGTCATGGGTGACAGAACCATCAGTGTAAACCGGATGAAGAAAAGTGAGGAGGACACTCAGTACTCTGTGGAGAACTAACCTGAGATAATCGAAAGTTTGTTTGCCATCGTTTGGGCCCTCGTTGAGCAGGACTCCAGGAGATGCCTTCAGTGCTTCAAGAAACACTAGCTGTCCCTTCTCCTTCGCCTGGGTCAGATTCACCCCCTGCCACACATCATCATCAAAAACAAGTATACCTACCCGTCAGACTctgaacacaggaaagcagagtTAACAGAAGTTACTGCTTACCAGCCTTTGGCTAACAGCACTGTAATGGCTGAAGGACTGTACAAGGCCCAGGAAGCACACTTTGCAGTGAgctaaaaatataaaataaaatcttGTTAAAATACACACTGAAGTGTGTCACAGAGATAATGTTCAATTTAAATTTGAGCTCAAATGTAGGCTAAGGTTTTTTGATTAtttgtttagttgaattaactTACCTCTTAAATAGAACGACAGGTAATGATGTATTAGGAATGACGCATCTGCATGTCTGTCAGACAGCACAATAAATTCtctctataataataaaaaaacaaagaaaatgcaCTGCATTTTGAGATTCCATACGTCATTAATAATCTCAGTAGAAAATTATAAGTTTATAAAACGTAGCCGAGTTACTTCTTTTAAATTGTCCGGGCTGGTGTTGAGAATGCTGTTTAGTTCTGGAAAcatctctcacaaacacacagatgtcTAGTGGAAATAGTCTGTTTTTATTAATCCAACACAGCTTACAGTAACAGATAAGTGTGTTCAACGTGTCAAACTGATTAGTTCAGTCTAACGCAGCTGTATTTAGTCCAGATTCTAGTTGGTTTTAGCTGATCTATCTGAAACTACACTATATTTACTGATTTGTGATTAACATTTGTCTTGCCTACATCCACAAGAGGGTTAATGTTAGCTCTCTAGCTAACGAGCATGGCTATCTTAACCTCTCAGCAAGTAATTAGGTAACAATAAACGGAAAACTAAATTCAAATTGAAATTGAATAAATGAAAATGATTTTACAGTACATAGTATATAGTCTTACCCCATTAAACTATAACGTAAACGCAATGAACAAACTTTAGCTAGCTAGATATATAATCAGTGACAGGTACCAACGGATTAGGCACTAGTGCTTTGTTCTTCTTCGCCCACATTTCCGCCAAAACAGGCGCGATAGTCTATTCTCTGCCACCTACAGGCCACTTATAGAATTGCTTGAATTAAGCACAATGTGAGCATAAAATTCTCAtctatttttcttattattccATTCCTGTTCTCCAGCTGTGCTGGTTACCTCTTTACTCTTCGTACTAATTGACAAATATTAATCTGATtaaatgaaaaaacaaaaaaacacaggcAAAAACACAGACCTCAACATAGTCAGTAGGGAAATGACTGCCATGGTTTGGGGTAGGATAGGTTTACAGGTAACCAATGCAGTTAGAGATAAATGTGAGAAACCAGTCTACCTGCAGTGTATAACAAAGATGAAGTCAGAAATGTTAATTATCAGAAAACCATATGGACTTACAATGTTAATGAGTGATTTCAAATGTAACTACTGCATAAATCTATAGTGGTACGTACATACACAGATCTATAGATACATGCAATATGTATATGTTCAAAACCCACAAAATACATAATTTAGCAGTGCATGTTTGAGTGTACTCATCTGTAAACACATATTTTCTTCCTCTAAACATTTTAAAGCTAAAAAGCCTTTAATAAATGAATGCAGTCAAAAGTCCACTCTGGAAAAATCTTCTGCTGGACTATATTACTCTTGATAATACACCTgcttctaatacacacacagatacagattcTCTCTCCATATGGGTTTCAACACTAAATTCTCTTCTGAAATGACACTGTTACCTCAGCCTGTGAGCCTCACGCCCCCCCTtacatacaaatacaatacatgtaaacataaacaaaacatactAAAGATcttatatgtatatgtgcacCTGCATgcacacattaacacaaacaTATCTGCATAtatctcacctcaccacacctatACGCATATAGGCACATACAATCACACATTCATGGACAAACACAGAAACTGCAATATTCAAAACACCTCCTCCCCCCTTTTCTCCCCTTTTTTTTCACCTTTGTATTATTTTACCCTTTGGTCATATGTTCTTCATCCCCAGAGTATTGTTATTGTGTTGTTATATGTACttttgtaaataaaataaaataaaataaaataataaaaaaaaattttttaagtcCAAGTGATAAAACAATTGAAAATGTACATATTTATTTACAGAAATTATTCAAATGACAATTTTATATAATCAGCATGTACAACTTTCTATAAATGGCATGTGTAATAGTTTTAGAATAAGCATTTATAATAAATTCTCACTGTATTTCACAACAATTTGCAAACAGGAAATGTGAAACGTGTGCTAAGTATTATGTCAGGTAGACTGCTGCTGCAGTGAATTAGGTGGCAAATATTTAGCTAACCACAGATAGTAATCACTTATTCTGAGATAAATATTTGGTCGCCTGGGCACCCCACATAAATC
This window harbors:
- the elp6 gene encoding elongator complex protein 6, which produces MFPELNSILNTSPDNLKEREFIVLSDRHADASFLIHHYLSFYLRAHCKVCFLGLVQSFSHYSAVSQRLGVNLTQAKEKGQLVFLEALKASPGVLLNEGPNDGKQTFDYLRSPFPELKGLFEFVHGSLSQGGGDDGRPWGPPVLLVDDMSVLLSLGVSVQAILDFTHYCRATICSQLQGSMVVLVRCDDEEWDEDEEGSGHLLRGVTHQCSLSLRVEGLPTGYCRDIHGQVEIWWREKGQSAQSQRQIFQYKVHDKGASFFARGTSSAVL